A DNA window from Aquipuribacter hungaricus contains the following coding sequences:
- a CDS encoding NAD(P)H-dependent glycerol-3-phosphate dehydrogenase: protein MSTDRVVVLGSGSWGTTFAAVTADAGCPSTVWGRDAAVVAEIDGDHRNSAYLPGIELPSALRATTDAASAVARADVLVLALPSKVLRDTLGPLAGAIPDGAVLVSLAKGVELGTGRRMSEVVAEAAGVDAARVAVVSGPNLAREIAERQPTATVVAAPGVALAERVAAACSTDYFRPYTNTDVVGVEIAGAMKNVMALAVGMAVGLGMGDNSKASLITRGLAETARLGTALGADPQTFAGLAGMGDLVATCTSPLSRNRTFGEQLGAGHSVDEVVGATRRTAEGVVSCRSLLALARSLGVDVPITEAVAAVVTGALRPQELAATMFRRARKAESG from the coding sequence GTGAGCACCGACCGGGTCGTCGTCCTGGGCAGCGGCTCGTGGGGGACCACCTTTGCCGCGGTGACCGCCGACGCGGGCTGCCCGTCGACCGTCTGGGGCCGGGACGCCGCCGTCGTGGCCGAGATCGACGGCGACCACCGCAACAGCGCCTACCTGCCCGGCATCGAGCTGCCCTCGGCGCTCCGGGCCACGACCGACGCGGCGTCGGCCGTCGCGCGGGCCGACGTGCTCGTCCTCGCGCTGCCGTCCAAGGTGCTGCGGGACACCCTCGGACCGCTGGCGGGCGCGATCCCCGACGGGGCGGTGCTCGTCAGCCTCGCCAAGGGCGTCGAGCTGGGCACCGGGCGCCGGATGAGCGAGGTCGTCGCCGAGGCCGCCGGGGTGGACGCCGCCCGCGTGGCCGTGGTGTCAGGGCCCAACCTCGCCCGCGAGATCGCCGAGCGCCAGCCCACGGCGACCGTCGTCGCCGCACCCGGCGTCGCGCTCGCCGAGCGGGTCGCCGCCGCGTGCTCGACCGACTACTTCCGCCCGTACACGAACACCGACGTGGTCGGCGTGGAGATCGCCGGGGCGATGAAGAACGTCATGGCGCTCGCCGTGGGCATGGCCGTCGGGCTCGGCATGGGCGACAACTCCAAGGCCTCGCTCATCACGCGCGGGCTGGCCGAGACCGCGCGGCTGGGGACCGCGCTGGGCGCGGACCCGCAGACCTTCGCCGGCCTGGCCGGCATGGGCGACCTGGTGGCGACCTGCACCTCGCCCCTGAGCCGCAACCGCACCTTCGGCGAGCAGCTCGGCGCCGGGCACAGCGTCGACGAGGTCGTCGGCGCGACCCGGCGCACCGCCGAGGGCGTCGTCAGCTGCCGCTCGCTGCTGGCCCTGGCGCGCTCGCTCGGCGTCGACGTGCCGATCACCGAGGCCGTCGCCGCCGTCGTCACGGGGGCGCTGCGCCCGCAGGAGCTCGCCGCGACGATGTTCCGCCGGGCCCGCAAGGCCGAGAGCGGCTAG
- a CDS encoding trans-sulfuration enzyme family protein → MQPTPDSPLAPQTRLVHLGRPARVPGGPLNPPVELSTTLHAATDESGGADAGVVNYARSGVPTWQALEEALGDLEGGTALVLGSGIAAVGAAVQVVLDERAGSGRTPVVVAPAHGYSGTLGLLDHLRATGRIDLVSVDPADTGAIVAAVDGADLLWVESPVNPTMEVTDLVEVCGAARRAGARSVVDSTYATPLLQNPLALGADVVVHSLTKSVAGHSDVLLGATVTADDGLAAALHDHRTRSGAVPGPFETWLALRGLRTLDVRLQRAQENAQVLAERLLEHPAVLRVRYPGLPSDPGHEVAGRQMRGPGTLLAVDLAGAREAEALAAAVRVWTHATSLGGVESLLERRRRHSGERGTVPEGLVRLSVGIEHVEDLWADLAQALDATAR, encoded by the coding sequence GTGCAGCCGACCCCCGACTCGCCGCTCGCCCCGCAGACCCGCCTCGTCCACCTGGGCCGTCCGGCGCGGGTCCCCGGCGGCCCGCTGAACCCGCCGGTGGAGCTGTCCACGACGCTGCACGCGGCCACCGACGAGAGCGGCGGCGCCGACGCCGGCGTCGTCAACTACGCGCGCTCGGGCGTGCCCACCTGGCAGGCGCTCGAGGAGGCCCTCGGTGACCTCGAGGGCGGGACGGCGCTCGTGCTCGGCAGCGGCATCGCCGCGGTCGGTGCAGCGGTCCAGGTCGTCCTCGACGAGCGGGCGGGCTCCGGTCGCACGCCGGTCGTGGTCGCGCCCGCGCACGGGTACTCCGGCACGCTCGGCCTGCTCGACCACCTCCGGGCCACCGGCCGCATCGACCTGGTCTCCGTCGACCCCGCCGACACCGGCGCGATCGTGGCCGCGGTGGACGGCGCCGACCTGCTGTGGGTCGAGAGCCCGGTCAACCCCACCATGGAGGTCACCGACCTCGTCGAGGTGTGCGGCGCCGCCCGCCGTGCCGGGGCACGCTCGGTCGTCGACAGCACCTACGCCACCCCGCTGCTGCAGAACCCGCTCGCGCTCGGTGCCGACGTCGTCGTGCACTCCCTCACCAAGTCCGTCGCGGGGCACTCCGACGTGCTGCTCGGCGCCACCGTGACCGCCGACGACGGCCTCGCCGCCGCGCTGCACGACCACCGCACCCGCAGCGGCGCGGTGCCCGGACCGTTCGAGACGTGGCTCGCCCTGCGCGGCCTGCGGACCCTCGACGTCCGCCTCCAGCGCGCGCAGGAGAACGCCCAGGTCCTCGCCGAGCGCCTGCTCGAGCACCCCGCCGTGCTCCGGGTCCGCTACCCCGGCCTGCCGTCCGACCCGGGCCACGAGGTCGCCGGCCGCCAGATGCGCGGCCCCGGCACCCTGCTCGCGGTCGACCTCGCGGGCGCCCGCGAGGCCGAGGCCCTGGCCGCGGCGGTCCGCGTGTGGACCCACGCCACCAGCCTGGGCGGCGTGGAGTCGCTGCTCGAGCGCCGCCGCCGGCACAGCGGCGAGCGGGGCACGGTGCCCGAGGGCCTGGTGCGGCTGTCGGTCGGCATCGAGCACGTCGAGGACCTGTGGGCCGACCTGGCGCAGGCGCTGGACGCCACCGCCCGCTGA